Proteins co-encoded in one Aspergillus luchuensis IFO 4308 DNA, chromosome 6, nearly complete sequence genomic window:
- a CDS encoding uncharacterized protein (COG:S;~EggNog:ENOG410Q2S2), with translation MSPPTSEASWPAGIPEIRQHTTDLSQEELREEAKGWLLFVREKIQPTSTPEDGLRQRRALIEQWATASQEFRETYHSRSAGYSSAYDYPASVLSQIAPRPNKRFLCLPSVDRQTHPRNYIHLVKFLILLYIHQDEWNGVHPFEEHGAGTAPNHHLPDLLGCGPTTRPITTYDEILPSLYLTPADFHALSMTRQGTVVFDNGPNLTWFVIDAPGLATGRLALVDFSSNGHVRVSTLRRPWNMGQTMAFEQILGRYLGEIVESCIGGPPQYNEVLDMDLPILDILESTRLNNKFLCSGYGSRDLWIRLINESAPGYLELEAQGREVEFELDKLLVIDL, from the exons ATGTCACCGCCCACATCAGAAGCGTCTTGGCCGGCAGGCATTCCGGAGATCCGCCAGCATACGACGGACTTATCCCAGGAAGAGCTCAGGGAAGAGGCCAAGGGATGGTTGCTATTTGTACGG GAAAAGATTCAGCCCACATCGACTCCTGAAGATGGGCTGCGTCAACGGCGAGCGCTAATAGAGCAATGGGCCACCGCCAGTCAAGAGTTCCGCGAG ACCTACCATAGTCGTTCCGCAGGATACAGCTCGGCTTACGACTACCCGGCCTCGGTTCTTTCGCAGATCGCCCCACGACCCAACAAACGCTTCTTGTGCCTTCCCTCCGTGGACCGGCAGACCCATCCGCGTAACTATATCCACCTCGTGAAGTTCCTGATTTTGTTGTATATCCACCAAGACGAATGGAATGGGGTGCACCCCTTCGAAGAGCATGGAGCAGGCACCGCTCctaaccaccaccttccgGACCTCCTTGGCTGTGGGCCCACCACCAGGCCAATCACCACCTACGACGAGATTCTTCCCTCGCTGTATCTCACCCCAGCGGATTTCCATGCCCTCTCCATGACCCGCCAGGGCACGGTGGTGTTTGACAACGGGCCGAACCTCACGTGGTTCGTGATCGATGCGCCGGGACTTGCCACAGGGCGACTGGCCCTGGTGGACTTTAGCTCAAATGGCCACGTCCGCGTCTCGACCCTTCGTCGACCCTGGAATATGGGCCAAACCATGGCCTTCGAGCAAATTCTGGGTAGATATCTTGGCGAGATCGTTGAGTCATGCATTGGAGGCCCGCCGCAGTATAACGAAGT CTTGGATATGGATCTTCCTATTCTTGACATCTTGGAGTCAACCCGGTTGAATAACAAGTTCCTCTGCTCAGGCTACGGATCTCGGGACCTCTGGATCCGCCTTATCAACGAGAGTGCGCCGGGATATCTAGAGCTGGAGGCCCAAGGACGGGAGGTGGAGTTCGAGCTAGATAAATTGCTGGTTATCGACCTTTGA
- a CDS encoding SDR family NAD(P)-dependent oxidoreductase (COG:Q;~EggNog:ENOG410PIVB;~InterPro:IPR002347,IPR036291,IPR020904;~PFAM:PF00106,PF13561,PF08659;~go_function: GO:0016491 - oxidoreductase activity [Evidence IEA];~go_process: GO:0055114 - oxidation-reduction process [Evidence IEA]) produces the protein MESLLTQDIMSVKGRIALVTGGSSGIGRMISQGLVANGAKVYIVALPGDPIDQTVQDLNACGTESGGSAEGYACDLSSKESISQLAKSMSEKETKLDMLISNAGIRRDPPIACNVLTATLAELQESMWSSRESDWADTFQVNTTAHYFLSVAFLPLLAAAADQQLDDGRRGQDDGRGVVVITSSCASMHNATNVDLTSYAASKAATDHLVKLLAAKFHRFYVRVVGINPGFVPSNMNPVGAAGNMFSGLFDKVPAKRAGRAEDLAGPVLYLVSRAGSYVDGVSLCIDGGRILLANGQE, from the exons ATGGAATCACTATTGACACAAGACATAATGAGCGTCAAGGGCCGCATCGCCCTAGTCACCGGTGGAAGTAGCGGAATAGGACGAATGATTTCCCAG GGCCTTGTCGCCAACGGCGCCAAAGTCTACATAGTCGCACTTCCAGGTGACCCCATCGACCAAACAGTACAGGACTTGAACGCATGTGGAACTGAATCAGGTGGAAGCGCAGAAGG CTACGCATGCGACCTCTCCTCAAAGGAGTCTATCTCTCAACTTGCCAAATCAATGTCCGAGAAAGAAACCAAACTCGACATGCTCATATCCAATGCCGGGATTCGACGGGATCCGCCCATCGCATGCAACGTACTCACGGCGACCCTGGCCGAGCTGCAGGAGTCAATGTGGTCGAGCAGAGAATCAGACTGGGCCGATACCTTTCAGGTCAATACGACAGCACATTACTTCCTTAGTGTTgcgtttcttcctctcctggCTGCCGCGGCCGATCAGCAACTAGATGATGGTCGTCGAGGTCAGGACGATGGGAGAGGCGTGGTAGTCATCACCAGCTCTTGTGCGAGTATGCATAATGCGACGAATGTGGACCTGACGAGCTACGCAGCGAGCAAAGCAGCGACTGATCATTTGGTGAAGTTGTTGGCTGCGAAGTTTCATCGGTTTTATGTGCGGGTAGTGGGGATAAATCCTGGCT TTGTTCCCTCTAACATGAACCCCGTTGGTGCAGCGGGAAATATGTTCAGCGGTTTATTTGACAAGGTCCCAGCCAAACGAGCTGGGAGGGCTGAAGATCTTGCAGGGCCGGTGTTGTATCTGGTCAGCAGGGCTGGA TCGTATGTGGATGGTGTCTCTCTTTGCATTGATGGCGGCCGGATACTGCTAGCTAATGGGCAAGAATAA
- a CDS encoding ankyrin repeat domain-containing protein (COG:M;~EggNog:ENOG410PG00;~InterPro:IPR002110,IPR036770,IPR020683;~PFAM:PF12796,PF00023,PF13637,PF13606;~go_function: GO:0005515 - protein binding [Evidence IEA]), translating into MKVLLESGTDAGAWDLWGITPFENAIWHGSDELIMAFVDCGKSEVFNATNVRGKTRLMIAYELGRTALVRDMTDSGSCDVNIQDSIGRTALVYSVLFEEAEIVQALLELPATAADIPDKNGETPLTWAAQLGRGNILQQLIESGKVNIKDIDKFGRTALHRAAESDKYDTANILLLDSADADIPDFQGWTPLMIAAGNGYVHILHRLLATEMVNVNRRNQHGTTALFNATNRGWPNAVQVLLDASADANIPDNEGCTPLMIAALEGDTEIASMLLQSGNADPNRVDEEGRDAMWYADLRNNTEIMELLQNHMGHISSD; encoded by the exons ATGAAAGTGCTGCTAGAGTCGGGAACAGATGCCGGCGCATGGGATCTATGGGGTATAACACCTTTCGAGAATGCCATATGGCATGGGAGTGACGAATTGATTATGGCATTTGTTGATTGTGGGAAAAGCGAGGTCTTCAATGCCACAAACGTAAGGGGTAAGACGCGTCTGATGATAGCTTATGAGCTGGGAAGAACAGCATTGGTCAGGGATATGACAGACTCTGGATCTTGTGACGTCAACATTCAAGACAGCATTGGAAGAACCGCTTTAGTTTACAGCGTGTTATTCGAAGAGGCAGAAATTGTGCAAGCCTTGTTGGAGCTCCCCGCGACCGCTGCAGATATCCCAGATAAGAATGGAGAAACTCCGTTGACATGGGCTGCGCAATTGGGGCGTGGCAATATCCTGCAGCAACTGATCGAATCGGGCAAAGTTAATATCAAAGATATCGACAAATTCGGAAGAACAGCCTTGCATCGAGCTGCAGAAAGCGATAAATATGATACCgcaaatatattacttcttGACTCTGCAGATGCAGACATTCCAGACTTTCAGGGGTGGACACCGCTGATGATAGCAGCCGGGAACGGATATGTACACATACTCCATAGGCTTCTGGCCACCGAAATGGTTAATGTGAACCGGAGGAATCAACATGGAACAACAGCATTGTTCAATGCCACTAACCGTGGTTGGCCAAATGCTGTTCAAGTGTTACTCGATGCCTCCGCAGATGCAAATATACCCGACAATGAAGGCTGCACCCCTCTCATGATAGCGGCGCTCGAGGGAGATACAGAAATTGCCTCCATGCTTCTGCAGTCGGGGAATGCTGACCCTAATAGGGtcgacgaagaaggaagagacgCCATGTGGTACGCGGATTTGAGGAATAACACAGAAATCATGGAGTTGCTCCAGAACCAT ATGGGACATATCTCATCCGACTAG